From Ananas comosus cultivar F153 linkage group 8, ASM154086v1, whole genome shotgun sequence, one genomic window encodes:
- the LOC109714713 gene encoding mitochondrial outer membrane protein porin 6 — MSSAPVPFSDIGKKAKDLLYKDYYFDHKFSLTTSSDSGLGLAASGLKIDQLFIGDISTQYKSGRTVVDVKIDSNSNVATTVTVNEIVSGLKTSFSFKTPDQTSGKVDVQYLHERAAINSSIGLSSTPLLELAATIGTRELSLGAEVGFDSASASFTKYNSGIGYNKPDFSASLILADKGETLRASYFHLFNPANGAAVAAEISHRFKTSENSFSIGSCHSLDHLTTLKTRFSNSGKVALLCQHEWRPKSFVTLSAEYDPKAVRAPSRLGLAVALKP; from the exons ATGAGCAGCGCTCCAGTTCCATTCTCAGATATTGGTAAAAAAGCCAAAG ATCTTTTGTACAAAGACTACTATTTTGATCATAAGTTCTCTTTGACAACATCAAGTGATTCTGGACTG GGACTCGCAGCAAGTGGACTGAAGATTGATCAACTGTTCATTGGTGACATAAGCACACAATACAAAAGTGGTAGGACAGTTGTTGATGTCAAAATCGATTCCAATTCAAAT GTTGCAACTACAGTAACTGTCAACGAGATAGTCAGTGGTTTGAAGACTTCATTCAGCTTCAAAACTCCTGATCAAACATCTGGCAAG GTCGATGTGCAATACCTTCACGAACGCGCTGCAATAAATTCTAGCATTGGTTTGAGCTCTACACCTTTGCTGGAGTTGGCAGCAACAATTGGCACCAGAGAACTTAGTTTGGGGGCAGAGGTTGGATTTGATAGTGCTTCGGCATCTTTTACCAAATACAACTCTGGGATTGGCTACAACAAGCCAGATTTCTCTGCTTCTCTAATATT AGCTGACAAGGGAGAAACATTAAGGGCTTCTTATTTCCACTTGTTCAATCCAGCCAATGgagctgctgttgctgctgaaATAAGCCACCGGTTTAAAACGAGTGAGAACAGCTTCTCTATCGGCAGCTGTCACTCCCTTGATCATCTAACCACATTAAAGACGAGATTCAGCAATAGTGGCAAAGTCGCACTTCTTTGTCAGCACGAGTGGAGGCCGAAATCGTTTGTCACTCTCTCTGCCGAATACGACCCCAAAGCCGTAAGAGCGCCTTCGAGGCTGGGGCTTGCAGTAGCTCTCAAACCTTGA
- the LOC109714322 gene encoding protein CHAPERONE-LIKE PROTEIN OF POR1, chloroplastic isoform X1, with protein sequence MATALSLNNGYILRGNRVAAAANLLAPWRRRPRWSPPPLPAAGSKADDSSAPFEMSVESALKLLGVSEGASFDDILRAKNATIASCKDDPEAVAQVEAAYDMLLMQSLSQRRSGKVANSSIRYADVKPVRSAGTGPMPQWVQSTMKNIPVSIEPPSPSNLAVQAGVYGAMMVFTFASGTSANIPATYSGADVPGVVLATGFGASLYFLTKKNISLGKAAVITVGGLVVGAVVGSAVENWLQVDIVPFFGIHSPAVIVSEFILFSQLLVSLYLR encoded by the exons ATGGCCacagctctctctctcaacaacgGCTACATCCTCCGCGGGAACCGCGTCGCCGCCGCTGCGAATCTCCTCGCCCCGTGGCGGCGGAGGCcgcggtggtctccgccgcCCCTCCCCGCGGCGGGGTCGAAGGCCGACGACTCCTCGGCGCCCTTCGAGATGTCCGTGGAGAGCGCCCTGAAGCTTCTAGGGGTTTCCGAGGGCGCCTCCTTCGACGACATCCTCCGAGCCAAGAACGCCACCATCGCCTCCTGCAAGGACGATCCCGAAGCAGTAGCCCAG GTCGAGGCTGCATATGATATGCTGCTTATGCAGAGTCTATCACAACGCAGGTCTGGCAAAGTTGCAAATAGTAGCATCCGTTATGCTGATGTTAAACCCGTAAGAAGTGCGGGTACTGGTCCAATGCCACAGTGGGTACAGTCAACTATGAAGAATATTCCAGTCTCAATTGAACCTCCATCTCCAAGCAATTTGGCAGTTCAGGCTGGTGTCTATGGGGCAATGATGGTATTCACTTTTGCTAGTGGAACCTCCGCAAATATCCCAGCGACGTATAGTGGAGCTGACGTTCCTGGAGTAGTATTGGCTACTGGATTTGGTGCTTCCTTATACTTTTTGACAAAGAAGAACATTTCTCTAG GGAAGGCAGCAGTGATCACTGTTGGCGGACTTGTGGTGGGTGCGGTGGTCGGATCTGCAGTGGAGAACTGGTTACAGGTGGATATCGTCCCCTTTTTTGGTATCCATTCACCAGCGGTGATCGTAAGCGAATTCATTCTGTTCTCACAGTTGTTAGTATCACTGTATTTGAGGTAG
- the LOC109714175 gene encoding uncharacterized protein LOC109714175 isoform X2: MAILSALRVSMLYPPPPPPPPPPHAHAHLPRARAPSPTPHAHLPRARAPSPKKQESRIGASRREDETICRETCLYSVAPYPLLFAAALPGGEAVKSIFGPFAELVKTWNLPDWLVHWGHPANMAVVLFAMGGYGTYLGFRIRFSDDVEEKAKAKDLHPKLLGGMFFFFALGATGGITALLTSDKPIFESPHAVTGFIGLALLTVQSILPALFEKLPPCVFREIRV, translated from the exons ATGGCGATTCTCTCCGCCCTGCGGGTCTCCATGTTgtatcctcctcctcctcctcctcctcctcctcctcatgcTCATGCTCATCTTCCTCGTGCTCGTGCTCCTAGCCCTACTCCTCATGCTCATCTTCCTCGTGCTCGTGCTCCTAGCCCTAAAAAACAAGAGTCTCGCATCGGAGCATCGCGAAGAGAGGATGAAACAATATGCAGGGAGACGTGCTTGTACTCGGTTGCTCCCTATCCCCTCCTGTTTGCGGCTGCCCTACCCGGAG GTGAGGCTGTGAAGTCGATATTTGGACCTTTCGCGGAGCTCGTGAAGACGTGGAACCTTCCAGATTGGCTTGTGCACTGGGGTCACCCCGCAAATATG GCTGTCGTACTGTTTGCAATGGGGGGCTACGGAACTTATCTAGGGTTTCGAATAAGATTCTCAGATGATGTA GAAGAGAAGGCCAAGGCCAAAGATCTTCATCCAAAGCTTCTCGGTGGCATGTTCTTCTTCTTTGCTCTGGGCGCTACTGGTGGAATCACTGCTTTGCTTACATCTGACAAACCAATTTTTGAGAG CCCTCATGCGGTGACGGGCTTTATTGGTCTTGCTCTCTTGACTGTTCAATCAATTTTGCCAGCATTATTCGAG AAACTTCCGCCTTGTGTTTTCAGGGAAATCCGGGTCTGA
- the LOC109714322 gene encoding uncharacterized protein LOC109714322 isoform X2: MATALSLNNGYILRGNRVAAAANLLAPWRRRPRWSPPPLPAAGSKADDSSAPFEMSVESALKLLGVSEGASFDDILRAKNATIASCKDDPEAVAQVEAAYDMLLMQSLSQRRSGKVANSSIRYADVKPVRSAGTGPMPQWVQSTMKNIPVSIEPPSPSNLAVQAGVYGAMMVFTFASGTSANIPATYSGADVPGVVLATGFGASLYFLTKKNISLACDVR; the protein is encoded by the exons ATGGCCacagctctctctctcaacaacgGCTACATCCTCCGCGGGAACCGCGTCGCCGCCGCTGCGAATCTCCTCGCCCCGTGGCGGCGGAGGCcgcggtggtctccgccgcCCCTCCCCGCGGCGGGGTCGAAGGCCGACGACTCCTCGGCGCCCTTCGAGATGTCCGTGGAGAGCGCCCTGAAGCTTCTAGGGGTTTCCGAGGGCGCCTCCTTCGACGACATCCTCCGAGCCAAGAACGCCACCATCGCCTCCTGCAAGGACGATCCCGAAGCAGTAGCCCAG GTCGAGGCTGCATATGATATGCTGCTTATGCAGAGTCTATCACAACGCAGGTCTGGCAAAGTTGCAAATAGTAGCATCCGTTATGCTGATGTTAAACCCGTAAGAAGTGCGGGTACTGGTCCAATGCCACAGTGGGTACAGTCAACTATGAAGAATATTCCAGTCTCAATTGAACCTCCATCTCCAAGCAATTTGGCAGTTCAGGCTGGTGTCTATGGGGCAATGATGGTATTCACTTTTGCTAGTGGAACCTCCGCAAATATCCCAGCGACGTATAGTGGAGCTGACGTTCCTGGAGTAGTATTGGCTACTGGATTTGGTGCTTCCTTATACTTTTTGACAAAGAAGAACATTTCTCTAG CTTGCGACGTCCGTTAG
- the LOC109714175 gene encoding uncharacterized protein LOC109714175 isoform X1, translating to MAILSALRVSMLYPPPPPPPPPPHAHAHLPRARAPSPTPHAHLPRARAPSPKKQESRIGASRREDETICRETCLYSVAPYPLLFAAALPGGEAVKSIFGPFAELVKTWNLPDWLVHWGHPANMAVVLFAMGGYGTYLGFRIRFSDDVEEKAKAKDLHPKLLGGMFFFFALGATGGITALLTSDKPIFESPHAVTGFIGLALLTVQSILPALFEGNPGLRMAHGLLGSSIMTLFLVHAALGLQLGLSF from the exons ATGGCGATTCTCTCCGCCCTGCGGGTCTCCATGTTgtatcctcctcctcctcctcctcctcctcctcctcatgcTCATGCTCATCTTCCTCGTGCTCGTGCTCCTAGCCCTACTCCTCATGCTCATCTTCCTCGTGCTCGTGCTCCTAGCCCTAAAAAACAAGAGTCTCGCATCGGAGCATCGCGAAGAGAGGATGAAACAATATGCAGGGAGACGTGCTTGTACTCGGTTGCTCCCTATCCCCTCCTGTTTGCGGCTGCCCTACCCGGAG GTGAGGCTGTGAAGTCGATATTTGGACCTTTCGCGGAGCTCGTGAAGACGTGGAACCTTCCAGATTGGCTTGTGCACTGGGGTCACCCCGCAAATATG GCTGTCGTACTGTTTGCAATGGGGGGCTACGGAACTTATCTAGGGTTTCGAATAAGATTCTCAGATGATGTA GAAGAGAAGGCCAAGGCCAAAGATCTTCATCCAAAGCTTCTCGGTGGCATGTTCTTCTTCTTTGCTCTGGGCGCTACTGGTGGAATCACTGCTTTGCTTACATCTGACAAACCAATTTTTGAGAG CCCTCATGCGGTGACGGGCTTTATTGGTCTTGCTCTCTTGACTGTTCAATCAATTTTGCCAGCATTATTCGAG GGAAATCCGGGTCTGAGGATGGCGCACGGACTCCTGGGTAGCAGCATAATGACCCTGTTTCTAGTCCATGCAGCTCTTGGACTTCAACTTGGTCTCAGTTTTTAG